In the genome of Ignavibacteriales bacterium, one region contains:
- the dacB gene encoding D-alanyl-D-alanine carboxypeptidase/D-alanyl-D-alanine-endopeptidase: MLKIKSQLILLLLVFISCELFPQKLSIKSSLDSLFKDELFESTIAAVDIYNLTEKKVIYQRNNKLLLNPASNMKLLTSVAGILFLGHDYEFQTSLYYTGKIENDTLFGDLYVVGGCDPDFKLIDLQQFVKAVKSSAIKFITGKLYGDVSFKDDVYWGNGWMWDDAPFSDAPYLSALNINDNIVSVSVQPSEPGQVAYATVYPSTAYVSVINECKTSSSAGLNNFYVTRDYKNLSNVIYIGGNITDRSDHDSSSTHFNLTVVNPEKYFLTLFREELARNGIVIEDEPELFFLPYDAVHLATVSRPFEEVLVNLNKSSDNLSAEMVLYAMGNKYHGKPGHASNGLKMLNSLILMSGMKPLQYSIADGSGVSRYNLVSSELLLAILKYLYQENASAFNYLYNSLPIGGVDGTLSKRMIGTTAEKNIRAKTGTLKGVSSLSGYAWAKNGTLLAFSIIIHNFTRPVDDIRKLQDEICRMMTSYDLN; this comes from the coding sequence ATGCTGAAAATAAAATCTCAATTAATTCTTTTGCTGCTTGTTTTCATTTCTTGTGAACTATTTCCGCAAAAACTTTCCATCAAATCGTCTCTGGACTCATTATTCAAAGATGAACTTTTTGAGTCGACTATTGCTGCAGTGGATATTTATAATCTTACCGAGAAGAAAGTAATTTACCAGCGGAACAATAAACTACTGCTAAATCCTGCTTCGAACATGAAACTGCTTACATCGGTCGCGGGAATTTTATTCCTTGGGCATGATTATGAGTTTCAAACCTCTTTGTATTATACAGGCAAAATTGAGAATGATACTTTGTTCGGTGATCTGTATGTAGTCGGTGGATGTGATCCTGATTTTAAACTGATCGATCTTCAGCAATTTGTTAAAGCTGTAAAATCCTCAGCAATAAAATTCATTACCGGTAAACTATATGGTGATGTTTCATTTAAAGATGATGTTTATTGGGGAAACGGCTGGATGTGGGATGATGCCCCATTTTCCGATGCGCCTTATCTCTCCGCCTTAAATATTAACGATAATATTGTATCTGTTTCTGTGCAGCCGTCAGAGCCGGGACAGGTTGCCTATGCAACAGTTTACCCTTCAACAGCTTATGTTAGCGTTATCAATGAATGCAAAACTTCATCATCAGCCGGCTTAAATAATTTTTATGTAACACGGGATTATAAAAATCTTTCCAATGTAATTTATATCGGTGGAAATATCACCGACAGAAGCGACCATGACAGCAGTTCAACGCATTTTAATCTGACAGTCGTTAATCCGGAGAAATATTTTTTAACCTTGTTCAGAGAAGAGCTTGCAAGAAACGGGATAGTAATAGAAGATGAACCTGAATTATTTTTTCTGCCGTATGATGCAGTTCACCTTGCAACTGTAAGCCGACCATTTGAAGAGGTTCTTGTAAACCTTAATAAAAGCAGTGACAATCTTAGCGCTGAAATGGTTTTATATGCAATGGGCAATAAATATCATGGTAAACCGGGGCATGCATCAAACGGTTTAAAGATGCTGAACAGTTTAATATTGATGTCCGGCATGAAACCTCTTCAATATTCGATAGCCGATGGTTCAGGGGTTTCAAGATATAATCTCGTTTCATCTGAACTGCTCCTGGCAATATTGAAATACCTTTACCAGGAAAACGCCTCCGCGTTTAATTATCTTTATAACTCGTTGCCTATCGGCGGAGTGGATGGCACTCTGTCAAAAAGAATGATTGGTACAACCGCGGAAAAAAATATACGAGCAAAAACGGGAACATTAAAAGGTGTAAGTTCATTATCCGGTTATGCGTGGGCTAAGAACGGGACCCTGCTTGCGTTTTCAATCATCATACATAACTTCACACGACCGGTTGATGACATCAGGAAACTGCAGGATGAAATTTGCAGAATGATGACAAGTTACGATCTAAATTAA
- the prmA gene encoding 50S ribosomal protein L11 methyltransferase, with the protein MKSYKEFIITAEPFIPEIISGILWELDIDGVSEEVNCLRVFSNDQGPSQEELSSKLKTLVDQKMLFSFLVEENILENKNWNAEWEKTINVIKVTDRIVIKPTFRQYEKSKDEIVIAIDPKMSFGTGEHQTTKLMLMLIEKYTSKNNSVLDVGSGTAVLSIAALKLGAASAVAVDIDEWCLGNAKENAVLNEVENEIEILLGDIDVVGEREFDLVLANIQKNILMNISGELKSKTKSDGVLILSGLLSIDEPDIINHYKQTGFESIEILKMDEWIAIVLKPVD; encoded by the coding sequence TTGAAATCATACAAGGAATTTATTATCACAGCCGAGCCTTTTATCCCTGAAATAATTTCGGGTATTTTATGGGAACTTGATATTGACGGAGTCAGCGAAGAAGTAAATTGTTTGCGTGTATTTTCGAATGACCAAGGACCCAGCCAGGAAGAGCTTTCATCAAAACTTAAAACTCTTGTTGATCAGAAAATGCTTTTCAGTTTTCTTGTCGAAGAAAATATTCTTGAGAATAAAAACTGGAATGCTGAATGGGAAAAAACTATAAACGTGATTAAGGTGACTGACCGGATTGTTATCAAGCCAACTTTCAGGCAATATGAAAAGAGCAAAGACGAAATTGTAATTGCAATCGATCCGAAAATGTCATTTGGAACAGGTGAGCATCAAACTACAAAACTTATGCTGATGCTCATTGAGAAATACACTTCAAAAAATAATTCTGTGCTTGATGTCGGGTCTGGTACTGCCGTTTTATCAATAGCCGCTTTGAAACTCGGTGCTGCTTCTGCAGTTGCTGTTGATATTGATGAATGGTGTCTCGGGAACGCAAAAGAAAATGCTGTTCTGAATGAAGTGGAAAATGAAATTGAGATATTGCTTGGTGACATTGATGTCGTTGGTGAACGTGAATTCGATCTCGTACTTGCCAATATTCAAAAAAATATATTGATGAATATCTCGGGCGAACTCAAAAGCAAAACAAAAAGTGATGGGGTTCTGATTCTTTCAGGATTACTTTCAATCGATGAACCAGATATTATTAATCATTACAAGCAGACCGGCTTTGAATCAATAGAAATCTTAAAAATGGATGAGTGGATTGCTATTGTTCTGAAGCCGGTAGATTAA
- a CDS encoding amidohydrolase, translating to MKNYIVTLFILSWTIMQTFSTAQTFKAFINGKIYTVNEKQPLAEAVLIENDKIILVGTTEEVLTRTGIIPEVIDLGGKLMLPGFIDNHTHFLSGGFYISGIDLRPAKSKQQFKEILRSYIELHPDRWITGGRWDHETWDEKILPTKELIDDISESTPVFVSRLDGHMGLANSYALKQAGITKETKDPIGGLIERDPVTGEPTGILKDNAMDLIFSIIPEHSEKEKQEALTAALNEAKRLGVTTVQDITEFNDLSTLVNAHDNGLLTCRMYCRLPITNYRDLIKLKTSIKQDNIFSLGSLKAYSDGSLGSSTAWLFDEYENSDNNFGLANDIVLDGRLEKWATDADINHLQVCVHAIGDKANSFLLDMYEKIKNENPYWDRRFRIEHAQHLRTEDLGRFQNIGVLASMQPVHLLDDGNWAHKRLGDRITSSYKIKSLLDDSACVSFGTDWPVAPLNPLLGIYAAVTRSTSDNLNPEGWIPEEKISVEEAIRCYTINSAYAGFQEKYIGSIEEGKLADLIILDEDIFSIPPQKIKDVSVVMTIFNGKIIYKK from the coding sequence ATGAAAAATTATATTGTTACACTCTTCATATTAAGCTGGACAATTATGCAAACTTTCAGCACCGCTCAGACATTTAAAGCATTCATCAACGGCAAAATATATACAGTAAATGAAAAACAACCTCTCGCTGAAGCTGTGCTCATCGAGAACGATAAAATAATTTTAGTTGGTACAACTGAAGAAGTTCTTACCCGCACGGGAATTATTCCTGAAGTAATTGACCTTGGTGGTAAGCTGATGCTGCCTGGTTTTATTGATAATCACACGCATTTCCTTAGCGGTGGATTTTATATAAGCGGAATTGATCTTCGTCCTGCAAAATCTAAACAGCAGTTTAAAGAAATTCTTAGAAGTTATATCGAATTACATCCCGATAGATGGATAACCGGAGGAAGATGGGATCACGAAACATGGGATGAAAAAATCTTACCGACAAAAGAATTGATAGATGACATTTCAGAATCAACACCCGTATTCGTAAGCAGATTAGATGGTCATATGGGATTGGCAAATTCGTATGCGTTGAAGCAAGCTGGTATAACTAAGGAAACAAAAGATCCGATTGGCGGATTAATTGAACGCGACCCGGTTACAGGCGAACCTACAGGTATATTAAAAGACAATGCAATGGATTTGATCTTTTCTATTATTCCCGAGCATTCTGAGAAAGAAAAACAGGAAGCCCTCACAGCAGCATTGAATGAAGCTAAACGCTTAGGTGTTACGACAGTGCAGGATATTACGGAGTTTAACGATCTCTCTACACTGGTAAACGCACACGATAATGGTTTACTTACATGCAGGATGTACTGCAGACTTCCAATTACTAATTACAGAGATTTGATAAAACTTAAGACATCAATCAAACAGGATAATATTTTTTCTTTGGGTTCACTAAAAGCATATTCTGATGGTTCTCTCGGTTCAAGCACAGCTTGGTTGTTTGATGAATATGAAAATTCAGACAACAATTTTGGTTTAGCGAATGATATTGTACTGGATGGCAGGCTTGAAAAATGGGCTACCGATGCTGATATAAATCATCTCCAGGTCTGTGTCCATGCAATCGGAGATAAGGCAAATTCATTTTTGCTTGATATGTATGAAAAAATAAAAAACGAAAATCCATATTGGGACCGAAGATTCCGTATTGAACATGCACAACATCTAAGAACAGAAGATCTCGGACGTTTTCAAAATATAGGTGTACTTGCATCAATGCAGCCTGTTCATTTGCTTGATGATGGAAACTGGGCTCATAAAAGATTAGGCGATAGGATCACTTCATCTTATAAAATAAAAAGTTTACTGGACGATTCTGCGTGCGTTAGTTTCGGTACAGACTGGCCTGTGGCACCTCTTAATCCCCTTCTCGGTATTTATGCCGCGGTAACAAGAAGTACATCTGATAACCTGAATCCGGAAGGATGGATACCGGAAGAAAAAATCTCTGTTGAGGAGGCAATAAGATGCTATACGATCAACAGTGCTTACGCGGGTTTCCAGGAAAAGTATATCGGTTCAATTGAAGAGGGTAAACTTGCCGATCTCATAATTCTGGATGAAGATATATTTTCTATACCTCCGCAAAAAATAAAAGATGTATCGGTTGTGATGACAATCTTTAACGGAAAGATTATTTATAAAAAGTAA
- a CDS encoding T9SS type A sorting domain-containing protein: protein MKNLCATVLFVLAFSFVSLAQYNWVLKQSGGSLGGPIDVERDNSNNVYYGFDNKIYKSTNRGESFTQYGINIPGASDVKSIILDDDNLGTLLVAIEGSGDKILKSTDAGASWVITADGLTFSFFGIPMTPDPSHPDTIYTMSNSSFMRSTDFGSTWTTLTSAVGCATPCDIEVFQDTSIILVGDNGTGIFRSTDYGQTWGQVHNTSGEIPTIAVDYRSPGTAWATRWSGGGGLLKSTDYGATWTLQSTFNGINMWGVHVNPIDGEEVYAGCYSCGNTWRTKNGGSNWQQVPISSSNYQVYIVDSMTVFSAQGNGFYKLTSPTFTPVELVSFSASVSDKDVILNWTTASEINNRGFEIERSTDNITFSNVGFVPGFGTSSEVHIYEFRNEETTTGKYYYRLKQIDYDGSYEYSQTAEVEILLPTLFELAQNHPNPFNPSTTIEFSLPVEAQVQLKIFNLLGEKLNVLAQGNYSAGKHNLTFNADGLASGNYLYSIEAVDASGKFYTQTKKMTILK, encoded by the coding sequence ATGAAGAATCTGTGTGCCACTGTTCTATTTGTTCTTGCGTTTTCATTTGTATCACTTGCGCAATACAACTGGGTATTGAAGCAATCTGGTGGAAGTCTTGGAGGACCAATCGATGTTGAAAGAGACAATTCAAATAATGTCTATTACGGATTCGACAATAAAATTTATAAAAGCACCAACCGAGGAGAAAGTTTTACACAATATGGAATCAATATTCCGGGTGCTTCAGACGTAAAATCAATAATACTTGATGATGATAATTTGGGTACACTGTTAGTCGCAATTGAAGGAAGCGGGGACAAAATTCTTAAATCAACAGACGCAGGAGCCAGTTGGGTCATAACGGCAGACGGTTTGACATTCTCCTTCTTTGGAATTCCGATGACACCCGATCCCTCACATCCGGATACAATTTACACAATGAGCAACAGCAGCTTTATGCGGTCAACCGATTTTGGCAGCACGTGGACTACCCTTACATCTGCGGTTGGATGTGCAACACCATGTGATATCGAAGTTTTTCAAGATACGAGCATCATCCTTGTTGGTGACAATGGTACAGGAATTTTCAGAAGCACAGACTACGGTCAAACCTGGGGCCAGGTTCACAATACAAGCGGAGAAATTCCAACCATCGCGGTTGACTACAGAAGTCCCGGAACTGCCTGGGCTACCAGATGGAGCGGCGGCGGCGGTTTATTAAAATCAACCGATTATGGTGCTACGTGGACACTTCAATCAACGTTCAACGGAATTAATATGTGGGGAGTACACGTTAATCCTATTGATGGTGAAGAAGTTTATGCCGGGTGCTACTCTTGCGGGAATACATGGAGAACTAAAAATGGCGGTTCAAATTGGCAGCAGGTTCCAATTTCATCTTCAAATTACCAGGTTTACATAGTTGATTCTATGACCGTATTTTCGGCACAAGGAAATGGTTTTTACAAATTGACATCACCTACATTTACACCTGTCGAACTGGTTTCATTTTCTGCATCTGTTTCGGATAAAGATGTAATACTTAACTGGACTACTGCTTCAGAAATAAATAACAGAGGCTTCGAGATTGAAAGAAGTACAGATAATATTACTTTCAGCAATGTTGGATTCGTACCAGGCTTTGGAACATCATCTGAAGTTCACATTTATGAATTCCGTAACGAAGAAACTACAACCGGGAAATACTATTACAGATTAAAACAAATAGACTATGATGGTTCGTATGAATATTCACAAACAGCTGAAGTTGAAATTCTTCTTCCAACACTCTTTGAACTTGCACAGAATCATCCGAATCCTTTCAATCCATCAACCACAATTGAATTTTCACTGCCTGTTGAAGCACAGGTGCAGTTAAAGATTTTCAATCTGCTAGGTGAAAAATTAAATGTTTTAGCCCAAGGTAATTACTCAGCCGGGAAACACAATTTAACTTTCAATGCTGATGGTCTTGCTAGCGGTAACTATCTTTACAGTATTGAAGCTGTAGATGCATCAGGCAAATTTTATACACAAACTAAAAAAATGACAATCCTTAAATAA
- the bshB1 gene encoding bacillithiol biosynthesis deacetylase BshB1, which yields MNLDILVFAAHPDDAELSMGGTIAKFTKHGFKVGIIDITRGEMGTRGTPEIRQKEAFQSAIVLKTSVRENLSIPDGHIEQNKENLSKIVMELRRYKPKIIFAPYFDDRHPDHIDASKLVKQAMFTSGLMKFKTFDKEVPQEAYRPKKLFYYMQTYTFEPSFIIDVSETFSDKMKAIGCYSTQFHNPRSTEPETFISRPEFLHYIEARAGFYGFQIGKSFGEPFFSEEKIELELSSILN from the coding sequence ATGAATCTTGATATACTTGTTTTCGCTGCTCATCCTGATGATGCAGAATTATCTATGGGGGGAACAATCGCAAAATTTACCAAACACGGTTTTAAAGTCGGCATAATTGATATTACGCGCGGGGAAATGGGCACAAGAGGCACACCGGAAATACGTCAGAAGGAAGCGTTTCAGTCAGCTATTGTACTTAAGACTTCTGTCAGAGAAAATCTTTCAATTCCTGATGGACATATTGAACAGAATAAAGAAAACCTGAGTAAGATTGTGATGGAGCTGCGAAGGTATAAACCAAAAATAATTTTCGCTCCTTATTTCGATGACCGTCATCCTGATCATATTGATGCGAGCAAACTGGTCAAGCAGGCTATGTTCACATCCGGTCTTATGAAGTTTAAAACTTTTGACAAAGAAGTACCGCAGGAAGCTTACCGACCTAAAAAACTTTTTTACTATATGCAGACATACACTTTTGAGCCTTCTTTTATCATTGACGTAAGTGAAACCTTTAGTGATAAAATGAAAGCGATTGGATGTTATTCAACTCAGTTTCATAATCCGAGAAGTACAGAACCGGAAACATTTATTAGCAGACCGGAATTTCTGCATTATATCGAAGCACGAGCCGGGTTTTATGGTTTTCAGATTGGAAAAAGTTTTGGTGAACCATTTTTCTCAGAAGAAAAAATTGAATTGGAATTGAGTTCAATCCTTAACTGA
- the cadA gene encoding cadmium-translocating P-type ATPase, with amino-acid sequence MKNEVSKTFSFPVEGMTCASCVSRVEKSIKKIEGIENVNVNLATEKATFTIADIPGSIEKIRSAVEDAGYKLIIAEVDNIEPDEQPQNIYLKNLKRDLIVSVSLAIPVMIISMLSMFSWFRHFNPLTEMQTSYILFFLSTIIMFGPGKRFFVLAFKIIKHFSSDMNTLVAIGTGTAYLYSSVAIFVPELFGIKDASTHLYFDTAVTIVTLILLGRYLEARAKDKTSSAIKKLMKLNPGTAIIKRNDKFIEVALDQVKVDDIVLVKPGQKIPVDGLIISGRSSVDESMFTGESIPVDKSTNDKVIGGTINLNGSFELKASAVGERTLIAGIIKLVQEAQGSKAEIQSLADKIASIFVPIVITISILTFSYWFFVAGNSFTNSMLNFIAVLVIACPCALGLATPTAIIVGSGLGASNGILFKKAQSLETLGKINTIVFDKTGTLTYGKPEVTEFVTLNQFDKDKLLALASSAERRSEHPIAKAIVEYAENKKVNEFIVDEFRSITGSGIKARIDNKEVLIGTKKFLNENGTALNGKTDNESGTAVYISIDAELNGYFVVSDTIKKESKEVIQKISGYGIETFLLSGDKEATAQLIANETGIKKVYAEVLPDQKANVVSELQKENKIVAMVGDGINDSPALAQANVGIAIGTGTEIAIDSADVILMSGNLNALLKSINLSKKTISTIKQNLFWAFVYNVIGIPVAALGFLNPMFAAAAMALSSVSVVTNSLRLKSKSI; translated from the coding sequence ATGAAAAATGAAGTTAGCAAAACGTTTAGTTTTCCTGTTGAAGGAATGACTTGCGCGAGTTGCGTGTCAAGGGTTGAAAAATCTATAAAGAAAATTGAAGGGATTGAAAACGTAAACGTAAATCTGGCAACTGAAAAAGCAACGTTTACAATAGCCGATATTCCCGGCAGTATTGAAAAGATCAGATCAGCCGTTGAGGATGCAGGCTATAAACTTATCATTGCTGAGGTTGACAATATTGAGCCGGATGAACAACCTCAAAATATTTATTTAAAAAACCTTAAACGCGACTTAATCGTTAGTGTATCATTAGCAATTCCGGTAATGATAATCAGTATGCTAAGTATGTTTTCATGGTTCCGCCATTTTAATCCCCTCACCGAAATGCAAACCAGTTATATACTGTTTTTTCTTTCGACGATAATTATGTTCGGTCCGGGTAAAAGATTTTTTGTACTTGCTTTCAAAATTATTAAACATTTCTCGTCCGATATGAACACCCTTGTAGCAATTGGTACAGGGACTGCGTACTTATATAGTTCAGTCGCAATTTTTGTCCCTGAATTATTCGGAATAAAAGATGCATCTACTCACCTCTACTTTGATACTGCTGTAACAATAGTTACCCTTATTTTATTAGGGAGATACCTGGAAGCCAGGGCGAAGGATAAAACTTCTTCGGCGATAAAGAAATTGATGAAATTAAATCCGGGTACAGCAATAATAAAAAGGAATGACAAATTTATAGAAGTTGCTCTTGATCAGGTTAAAGTTGATGATATCGTACTTGTTAAACCGGGGCAAAAAATTCCTGTGGATGGTCTGATTATCTCCGGGCGATCTTCAGTTGACGAATCGATGTTTACAGGTGAAAGCATTCCTGTTGATAAATCAACAAATGATAAAGTTATAGGTGGAACTATAAATTTAAATGGAAGTTTTGAATTAAAAGCTTCAGCAGTCGGTGAAAGAACTTTGATAGCGGGAATAATAAAACTTGTTCAGGAGGCCCAGGGGTCAAAAGCTGAAATTCAAAGTCTTGCTGACAAAATCGCATCGATATTTGTACCCATCGTCATTACAATTTCTATCTTAACTTTTTCTTATTGGTTTTTTGTCGCAGGAAATTCCTTTACGAATTCAATGTTAAATTTTATTGCTGTGCTGGTAATTGCATGCCCCTGCGCTCTTGGACTTGCTACACCAACCGCAATTATAGTAGGTTCAGGGTTAGGAGCATCAAACGGTATTTTATTTAAGAAAGCACAATCACTCGAAACACTTGGAAAAATAAACACGATAGTTTTTGATAAAACCGGGACTCTGACTTATGGAAAACCGGAGGTGACAGAGTTTGTAACGCTCAATCAGTTCGATAAAGATAAATTACTTGCACTTGCTTCATCTGCGGAAAGACGCTCTGAGCACCCAATTGCAAAAGCAATAGTTGAATATGCTGAAAATAAAAAAGTGAATGAATTTATTGTTGATGAATTCAGATCAATAACCGGATCAGGAATAAAAGCTCGCATCGATAATAAAGAAGTACTCATCGGAACAAAAAAATTCTTAAATGAAAATGGAACTGCATTGAATGGTAAAACAGACAACGAATCCGGAACAGCAGTTTATATTTCAATCGACGCAGAATTAAATGGATACTTTGTTGTATCAGATACAATCAAAAAGGAAAGTAAAGAAGTCATTCAAAAAATTTCCGGTTATGGGATTGAAACCTTTCTGCTCTCAGGGGATAAAGAGGCAACTGCACAATTAATTGCGAATGAAACCGGAATAAAAAAAGTCTATGCGGAAGTTCTCCCTGATCAAAAAGCAAATGTAGTCTCAGAATTACAGAAGGAGAATAAAATTGTTGCAATGGTCGGAGATGGGATCAATGACTCTCCTGCACTTGCACAAGCCAATGTTGGTATAGCTATTGGGACAGGTACAGAAATAGCGATTGACTCTGCAGATGTGATTTTAATGAGCGGAAATCTTAACGCACTGTTAAAATCAATTAATCTTTCTAAAAAGACTATCAGTACGATAAAGCAGAATTTATTCTGGGCTTTTGTTTATAATGTGATAGGAATACCTGTCGCCGCTTTGGGATTTTTGAATCCGATGTTTGCAGCCGCCGCAATGGCTTTAAGCTCAGTTAGCGTTGTTACAAATTCACTAAGATTAAAAAGCAAATCAATCTAA
- a CDS encoding heavy-metal-associated domain-containing protein, translating into MNYEINIEGMSCGHCVMAVKKSLNNLDKVTVEDVQPGKALVQIETENDLQIVIDAIEDSGYKVSGSIQK; encoded by the coding sequence ATGAACTACGAAATAAATATTGAGGGAATGTCCTGCGGACACTGTGTTATGGCAGTGAAAAAATCACTGAATAACTTAGACAAGGTAACAGTTGAAGATGTACAACCTGGGAAAGCTCTTGTGCAAATAGAGACCGAGAACGATCTGCAAATAGTTATTGACGCAATTGAAGATTCTGGATATAAAGTTTCTGGTTCGATTCAAAAATGA
- a CDS encoding helix-turn-helix transcriptional regulator yields MSTKLIVKNMVCNRCIKVIADELYKMNIPVKDISLGEVVIDKEIDLEGLSAIKKMLEENGFELIEDRRATMIEKIKIEAIKFIHRDDEAIKKYKRFSDYISETLNYDYHYLSNLFSSIENITIEQYLINQKIERAKELLKYGELTLSEIAYKLDYSSVAHLSGQFKKVTGLTASQFKSLTENSRKPLDKI; encoded by the coding sequence ATGTCAACTAAACTCATTGTTAAAAACATGGTATGCAACCGGTGCATAAAAGTGATAGCCGATGAACTTTACAAAATGAACATCCCGGTGAAGGATATATCACTTGGCGAAGTAGTTATTGATAAAGAAATTGATCTGGAAGGTCTATCGGCTATAAAAAAGATGCTTGAAGAAAACGGCTTTGAGTTAATTGAAGACAGAAGAGCGACAATGATCGAAAAAATAAAAATTGAAGCAATCAAATTTATACACAGAGATGATGAAGCAATAAAAAAGTACAAACGTTTTTCGGATTACATTTCAGAAACACTCAATTATGATTATCACTATTTGAGTAATCTTTTTTCTTCAATTGAAAACATCACGATTGAACAATACCTCATCAATCAAAAAATTGAACGGGCAAAAGAATTATTAAAGTATGGAGAACTTACTCTCAGTGAAATCGCATACAAGCTTGACTACAGCAGTGTTGCACATCTTTCAGGACAGTTTAAAAAAGTTACCGGGTTAACTGCCAGTCAGTTTAAGTCATTGACTGAAAATTCAAGAAAACCACTCGATAAAATTTAG